One Prolixibacteraceae bacterium DNA segment encodes these proteins:
- a CDS encoding PorT family protein, with protein MKKILFVAILSIMYVSTIVAQEKYLGARIGYNATYFQNDGSKIGETQDNYFVSIYKDTKIIPFLFFQSGLEYTKAGGSVNQHDYAIHYLGVPLGIKAKLGPLFVTGGATFNVRISEKNNLFENSSKWYDTNVFAQAGVEILFLTLDVKYIWGLTNIQNDMTNHGVQAGIGFRF; from the coding sequence ATGAAAAAGATTTTATTCGTTGCTATCCTATCAATAATGTATGTTAGTACGATCGTTGCACAAGAGAAATATCTAGGAGCAAGAATAGGTTACAATGCAACTTATTTTCAGAATGATGGAAGCAAAATTGGAGAAACACAAGACAACTACTTTGTATCGATATACAAAGATACCAAGATCATTCCTTTTTTGTTCTTCCAAAGTGGTTTAGAGTATACAAAGGCAGGAGGCAGTGTGAATCAGCACGATTATGCAATTCACTACCTAGGAGTTCCATTAGGAATCAAAGCAAAATTGGGCCCGTTATTTGTAACAGGAGGAGCTACTTTCAACGTTCGAATATCAGAGAAAAATAATCTCTTTGAAAATTCTAGTAAATGGTACGATACAAATGTTTTTGCCCAAGCTGGTGTAGAAATCCTATTTTTAACCCTCGATGTGAAATACATATGGGGTCTGACAAATATTCAAAACGACATGACCAACCATGGAGTTCAAGCAGGTATTGGATTTCGCTTCTAA
- a CDS encoding type IX secretion system membrane protein PorP/SprF — MRIVTNILRGCNRCFKSLLLTLCVFLFSLKLSAQEDPLFTQYLNNLATINPAYVGAQDAMNIKLLTRMQWTGFEGAPMSMTTAFTMPYMNNQMGFGGRIVYDRYGPITQTGFYVDYAYHLFLDYRRGRFLSFGISGGFNLFSANIEGIGESKDDPVFMSDQTNKILPNFGLGIMYRDPKFLIGISVPKLIQSRVTLEEITTTSISKDMMHIYFLGAYKFRMDRDMVMKLATMVQYIKNTSTGVDLHVMVTYRDNFTAGLMYTSRNTYGMSMQFNMTDQLRLGYAYDMTSLKDVTTLPSTHEIMVSYDIPSGRRSRYRRRRHRADYFF; from the coding sequence ATGAGAATAGTGACAAATATATTAAGAGGATGTAATAGGTGTTTTAAATCGCTTCTATTGACTCTTTGTGTCTTTCTTTTTAGCTTAAAGCTATCTGCACAAGAGGATCCCCTCTTTACTCAGTATCTGAATAACTTGGCTACGATCAATCCAGCTTATGTTGGTGCCCAAGATGCCATGAATATTAAGTTGCTTACGCGTATGCAGTGGACTGGATTTGAGGGAGCACCCATGTCGATGACAACTGCTTTTACAATGCCTTATATGAATAACCAGATGGGATTTGGAGGGCGTATTGTGTATGATCGATATGGTCCGATTACACAAACAGGTTTTTATGTAGACTATGCCTACCATCTCTTCTTGGATTATAGGCGAGGTCGTTTTCTTAGTTTTGGTATTTCCGGAGGTTTTAATCTATTTTCTGCAAATATTGAGGGGATTGGAGAGTCGAAAGATGACCCTGTCTTTATGAGTGATCAAACCAATAAGATATTACCAAACTTTGGATTGGGTATCATGTATCGTGATCCAAAGTTCTTAATTGGAATTTCTGTTCCTAAGTTGATTCAAAGTCGTGTCACTTTAGAGGAGATTACCACTACCTCTATCAGCAAGGATATGATGCATATATATTTCTTGGGTGCATATAAATTCAGAATGGATCGGGATATGGTGATGAAGCTGGCTACCATGGTTCAGTATATTAAAAATACAAGTACTGGAGTGGATCTTCATGTGATGGTTACCTATAGAGACAATTTTACTGCAGGTTTGATGTATACCTCTAGAAATACTTATGGAATGAGTATGCAGTTTAATATGACGGACCAGTTGAGACTGGGGTATGCTTACGATATGACCTCCTTGAAAGATGTGACCACGTTGCCAAGTACGCATGAGATCATGGTCAGTTATGATATCCCTTCAGGTAGACGAAGTAGATATCGTAGGCGACGTCATAGAGCCGACTATTTCTTCTAA
- a CDS encoding tetratricopeptide repeat protein, whose translation MFKNRFQIITVLWTISSIALFVRCGTTHNTTLSRRFQNMTSHYNVYFNGKQAYDEGLDRVKQSYVLDYSIPLPIFIEDIPEARNAGMANFKKAIAKADKLVKKHSIKVKPKKGSGDAAFMKRGEWNDWVDNATLLKADALYCQGKLDDAIFVYKALIQKYPYSEVIDRANLGIVRSYFAQEEEEEAIVILQKLEANKGLSKRVRRDISLVWANYHITKDNYSQAITRLEGALKFPSSGRDKRRYWYLLGQLYAEMGEKEKAAENYKKVLGLNTPYRMAFYAKIGIYELDNNGTELKKSKRILSRLLRDEKNEDFQDRIYFALGNIYWDHGEQDLAMEYYMKSVSFSSTNPTQRVESSLRLADIYFDQKQYRKSQCYYDTAVAVIQDSYPNAKEIRRKTKFLTVLTENLQIIETEDSLQNMASLPKEVLNEKINGWIKEERRRQREEMLRKEAEQKEMSNNDFIRNRTQSDLYRNNSRTGNSSSGGWYFYNPSTVATGKSNFQNIWGKRKLADNWRRTDKSKIDTEMNMQGEEQADDSQSEGAEEKEQKKEVVLTPIDRTYYTVNIPRGDSMLLASDHKIAGAAYRAARVYGEDLRDIPASLEMFDLYIRKTKDRALKLTALYYAYDIADKNGKTVEAQNYRRRILSEYPDSRVAAYLKDPTAFDELLAAKRMEEKQYADAVIALDRADYATAFDLSSKVLANPQDTTLVPKVAYIQMVSQGAQEGSIKLESLIKAYKTNYPNSPLMARVVKLEGLVAEQSLKDFATMVQNGYIHSEIQNGEEIQSEFENEKFEKTEETFYYYVLEVTANKVIDLNRLRFDVAHFNIDFFPEDDFDVDVEKLNEKRALVVVRNFPNRSFAKIYFDAIIHQSRVFASLNGAPFKNYVISSKNYRTVVEEKSSREYQKFFMANFSTHISDVVSQNRVSDPMALIKQMENEKRQTKPSGNFVAVDTESVVTQTEASSVQPESTTTSQTKEIGSEISSSEVTASQKSAPEKVNTMSTEEIIKQSQSIGIPEVAAAAVVTDKNTVSKEAPVAGVDSVSKPAVVPAPVPKDLFTKREDIRFVLMLVTDKEVRTVNKVRQQMMFVNIKDVKRRDLKVTAEDYDASHSLIFVRGLQNMADAKRYLEKLQQTQRMKDAVVPLIEDAWMISEENLRRLLKGKEMEYYRAFYIKEGYPVIKK comes from the coding sequence ATGTTTAAAAATAGGTTTCAAATTATTACTGTCCTTTGGACGATCTCTTCTATTGCACTGTTTGTGAGGTGTGGTACTACACACAACACAACGCTTTCTCGTCGTTTTCAAAATATGACTTCTCATTATAATGTATATTTTAATGGTAAACAGGCTTACGATGAGGGATTAGACAGGGTGAAACAAAGCTATGTGTTAGACTATAGTATTCCTCTTCCTATTTTTATTGAAGATATTCCTGAGGCTCGCAATGCTGGAATGGCAAACTTCAAAAAGGCGATTGCAAAAGCGGATAAGTTGGTGAAGAAACACTCTATCAAAGTAAAACCGAAGAAGGGTAGCGGGGATGCCGCTTTTATGAAAAGAGGGGAGTGGAACGATTGGGTGGACAATGCCACACTGCTTAAAGCCGATGCGCTTTACTGTCAAGGGAAATTGGATGATGCTATTTTTGTTTACAAAGCATTGATTCAAAAATATCCATATAGTGAGGTGATTGACCGCGCGAATCTCGGAATTGTCCGTTCCTATTTTGCTCAAGAGGAGGAGGAAGAGGCCATTGTGATACTTCAAAAATTAGAGGCAAACAAAGGATTGTCTAAAAGAGTCAGAAGAGATATTTCGCTCGTTTGGGCAAATTATCATATAACAAAGGATAATTATTCTCAGGCTATTACCCGTTTGGAAGGGGCTTTGAAGTTTCCATCCTCAGGAAGAGACAAACGTCGGTATTGGTATCTCTTGGGACAGTTGTATGCTGAGATGGGAGAGAAGGAGAAAGCTGCGGAGAACTACAAAAAGGTGTTGGGATTGAATACTCCATACCGTATGGCTTTCTATGCTAAAATTGGAATCTATGAACTTGATAATAATGGCACGGAATTAAAGAAGTCGAAAAGAATTTTAAGTCGTCTTTTGAGGGATGAGAAAAATGAAGACTTCCAAGATCGTATATATTTCGCCTTAGGAAATATCTATTGGGATCATGGAGAACAGGATCTAGCGATGGAGTACTATATGAAATCGGTATCTTTTTCTTCTACCAATCCTACCCAAAGAGTGGAGTCGTCGCTACGATTGGCAGATATCTACTTTGATCAGAAACAGTATAGAAAAAGTCAATGTTACTATGATACTGCGGTGGCAGTGATCCAGGATAGTTATCCGAATGCAAAAGAGATTCGTCGTAAGACTAAATTTTTGACTGTTCTGACCGAAAATCTTCAGATTATTGAGACTGAAGATAGTTTGCAGAATATGGCAAGTCTTCCTAAAGAGGTGCTGAATGAAAAAATTAATGGTTGGATAAAAGAGGAGCGTCGTCGTCAAAGAGAAGAGATGCTTCGTAAAGAGGCCGAACAGAAGGAGATGTCGAACAACGATTTTATTCGAAATAGAACCCAATCAGATCTCTATCGGAATAACTCTCGAACGGGAAATTCCTCTTCGGGGGGATGGTATTTTTATAATCCTTCTACTGTAGCTACTGGAAAAAGTAATTTCCAAAATATCTGGGGAAAACGAAAGTTGGCAGACAACTGGCGTCGTACCGATAAGTCGAAGATAGATACTGAGATGAACATGCAAGGGGAGGAGCAGGCAGATGACTCACAGTCTGAAGGTGCTGAAGAGAAAGAACAGAAAAAAGAGGTCGTCTTGACTCCAATAGATCGAACCTATTATACGGTGAATATACCTCGAGGCGATTCCATGCTTCTTGCTTCTGATCATAAGATTGCAGGAGCTGCCTACCGAGCTGCTCGTGTGTATGGAGAAGACTTAAGAGATATTCCAGCATCGTTGGAGATGTTTGATCTTTATATCCGTAAAACAAAAGATCGTGCATTGAAATTGACTGCGTTATATTATGCTTATGATATTGCCGATAAAAATGGAAAAACGGTCGAAGCACAAAATTATAGAAGACGCATTCTTTCGGAGTATCCAGATTCTCGAGTGGCTGCATATTTGAAAGATCCTACTGCTTTTGATGAACTCCTTGCAGCAAAACGAATGGAAGAGAAGCAGTATGCAGATGCAGTGATCGCCTTGGATAGAGCAGACTATGCTACTGCATTTGATCTAAGTTCTAAAGTGTTGGCAAATCCACAAGATACTACTTTGGTGCCCAAAGTTGCCTATATTCAAATGGTATCTCAAGGAGCACAGGAGGGAAGTATAAAATTAGAGTCTCTGATCAAAGCGTATAAAACGAACTACCCTAATTCCCCTTTGATGGCAAGAGTTGTTAAGCTTGAAGGTTTGGTAGCAGAACAGTCTTTGAAGGATTTTGCCACAATGGTGCAGAATGGATATATCCATTCAGAGATTCAAAATGGAGAGGAGATTCAGAGTGAGTTTGAGAATGAGAAATTTGAGAAGACAGAAGAGACATTCTACTATTATGTTCTTGAAGTGACTGCAAATAAGGTGATCGATCTGAATCGATTGCGTTTTGATGTGGCTCATTTTAATATCGACTTTTTCCCTGAGGATGATTTTGATGTAGATGTAGAGAAATTGAATGAGAAACGTGCTTTGGTGGTGGTAAGAAATTTTCCGAATCGCTCGTTTGCAAAGATATATTTTGATGCCATTATTCATCAGTCTAGAGTGTTTGCTTCTCTCAACGGAGCCCCTTTTAAGAATTACGTCATTAGTTCTAAGAATTATCGCACGGTGGTCGAAGAGAAGAGTTCTAGAGAGTATCAGAAGTTCTTTATGGCAAACTTCTCTACCCATATCTCGGATGTGGTTTCACAAAATAGAGTATCCGATCCGATGGCTTTGATAAAACAGATGGAGAATGAAAAACGCCAGACTAAGCCTAGTGGCAATTTTGTAGCAGTGGATACAGAGAGCGTGGTGACGCAAACGGAAGCTTCTTCTGTACAGCCTGAATCTACCACGACATCACAGACGAAAGAGATTGGTTCGGAGATATCTTCTTCAGAGGTTACAGCCTCTCAGAAGAGTGCTCCTGAAAAGGTAAATACAATGTCTACAGAGGAGATCATTAAACAGAGTCAATCTATTGGGATTCCAGAAGTGGCTGCAGCAGCTGTAGTGACTGACAAGAATACCGTCTCCAAAGAAGCTCCTGTTGCGGGGGTGGATAGTGTATCTAAACCTGCTGTTGTTCCAGCTCCTGTACCAAAGGATCTCTTTACGAAAAGAGAAGATATTCGTTTCGTGTTGATGCTCGTGACTGACAAAGAGGTGAGAACGGTGAACAAGGTGCGACAACAGATGATGTTTGTCAATATCAAGGATGTGAAACGAAGAGATCTCAAGGTGACTGCCGAGGATTATGATGCCTCTCATAGCTTGATATTTGTTCGAGGACTCCAAAATATGGCAGATGCAAAGAGGTATCTAGAGAAATTACAACAAACCCAACGCATGAAGGATGCGGTTGTTCCACTAATAGAGGATGCTTGGATGATCTCTGAAGAGAACTTACGACGCCTGCTGAAGGGGAAAGAGATGGAGTATTATCGAGCGTTCTATATAAAAGAGGGGTATCCTGTGATAAAAAAATAG
- a CDS encoding PglZ domain-containing protein, with protein MDTMKILWVDDEIEMLKPHIIFLNTKGYEVEEATNGHDALDLIRDNHYDVVFLDEHMPGITGLQTLPLIKELDSSLPVVMVTKSEEENVMEEALGSKIADYLIKPVRPAQILLCLKKVLDNEKLVSQNVTTRYRESFMQISQEIGDCRDIEDWKRLFVKLEQWELQLSDSKDDAMDEILSMQKREANQAFFKFVQNNYHDWHDSGIQNFSLNSVNAISKGVFPILDQGKKVFMLVIDNLRFDHWLALKELILMNYSVVKEAVCCSILPTATMYARNSLFAGLTPNQIATMYPDCWVGEEEDGFKNLHEETLLMRQCERYRRKEKVQFIKASNAHTGGKVMDHYAKITQADFSVLVINFIDMISHARTDMDMIKELAGDEAAFRSLAKSWFEHSQLKGLLEKLASEDIHVVITSDHGTTRVKNPVKIQGERNTNTNLRYKLGRNLKYPSKGVFEVGRPNDIGLPHPQVSTKYIFTKPYDYFVYKNNYNQFSATYFDTFQHGGISMEEMLIPFVVLKPK; from the coding sequence ATGGATACGATGAAAATTTTATGGGTGGATGATGAGATAGAGATGTTGAAACCACATATTATATTCTTGAATACTAAAGGATATGAGGTGGAAGAGGCTACCAACGGACACGATGCGTTGGATCTTATTCGTGATAATCACTATGATGTGGTCTTCTTAGATGAACACATGCCTGGTATAACCGGATTGCAAACGCTTCCTCTTATTAAAGAGTTGGATAGCTCTTTGCCTGTGGTGATGGTGACCAAGAGTGAAGAGGAGAATGTGATGGAGGAGGCTTTGGGGTCTAAGATTGCGGATTATTTGATTAAACCTGTTCGCCCTGCACAGATTCTTTTGTGTCTAAAAAAGGTGTTGGACAATGAGAAACTAGTCTCGCAAAATGTGACGACGAGGTATCGTGAGTCTTTTATGCAGATATCTCAAGAGATTGGGGATTGTCGTGATATAGAAGACTGGAAACGTCTTTTCGTAAAACTTGAGCAGTGGGAATTACAACTCTCAGATAGCAAGGATGATGCAATGGATGAGATTTTGTCTATGCAAAAAAGAGAGGCCAACCAAGCTTTCTTTAAATTTGTCCAGAACAACTACCACGATTGGCACGATAGCGGAATACAGAACTTCTCCCTGAATTCAGTGAATGCAATATCTAAAGGAGTATTTCCAATCTTGGATCAAGGAAAGAAGGTCTTTATGTTGGTGATAGATAACTTACGCTTCGATCATTGGCTGGCTCTGAAAGAGTTGATTCTAATGAACTATAGTGTGGTGAAAGAAGCTGTGTGTTGCAGTATCCTTCCTACCGCTACGATGTATGCAAGAAATAGTCTTTTCGCGGGTCTTACCCCAAATCAAATTGCTACGATGTATCCAGATTGCTGGGTTGGCGAAGAGGAGGATGGGTTTAAGAACCTCCATGAAGAGACCCTTCTTATGCGCCAGTGTGAACGCTATCGTAGAAAGGAGAAAGTACAGTTTATTAAGGCGTCGAATGCCCATACAGGAGGGAAGGTGATGGATCATTATGCAAAGATTACCCAAGCCGACTTCTCGGTTTTGGTGATTAACTTTATTGACATGATCTCTCATGCACGCACCGATATGGATATGATAAAAGAGCTTGCTGGCGATGAGGCTGCTTTTAGATCTTTGGCTAAGAGTTGGTTCGAGCATTCCCAGTTGAAAGGCCTTCTAGAAAAGTTGGCTTCCGAAGATATTCATGTGGTGATCACATCCGACCATGGAACGACTCGTGTGAAGAATCCTGTGAAGATCCAAGGGGAAAGAAATACCAATACCAACTTGAGATATAAGTTGGGTAGGAATTTGAAATATCCTTCTAAGGGAGTGTTTGAGGTTGGACGTCCTAATGATATTGGTTTACCTCATCCTCAAGTCTCCACCAAGTATATCTTCACAAAACCGTATGATTACTTCGTTTATAAGAACAACTATAACCAGTTTTCTGCAACCTACTTCGATACATTCCAACATGGCGGGATCTCTATGGAAGAGATGTTGATCCCATTTGTTGTGTTGAAACCTAAGTAG
- a CDS encoding adenosine kinase: MNQKRQSKVIGIGNALVDEITLLMDPSVLQKFNLKSGSMTLVDRIQSDVIHQETKKNRKKITSGGSVSNVIGALASMGIKTGFIGAIGSDDFGSFFSQSLSSLDVDLFLKKRSESTGVAISLVTPDGERTFATHLGAAATLEAADVHPSYFDGFDIFMIEGYLVQNHELIASAAALAHQLGLKVAIDLASFNVVEENLSLLKGIVVDYVDILFANEEEARAFTDKMPIEALEEMSTMVDTVVVKVGAEGAYVQHMKERVHIPTLSNQVVDTTGAGDFFAAGFLYGVANGLELSRCGYLGALLASKVIAVSGAHLEPEMWQQLKREM, encoded by the coding sequence ATGAATCAAAAGAGGCAAAGCAAGGTTATTGGGATAGGAAATGCTTTAGTTGACGAGATTACATTGTTAATGGATCCTTCTGTATTACAGAAATTTAATTTAAAGAGCGGCAGCATGACTTTGGTGGATCGTATCCAATCGGATGTAATTCATCAGGAGACAAAAAAAAATAGAAAAAAAATCACCTCAGGTGGTTCCGTGTCGAATGTCATTGGTGCTTTGGCTTCGATGGGTATCAAAACAGGCTTTATCGGTGCCATCGGTTCTGATGATTTTGGTTCATTCTTTTCTCAATCACTCTCCTCGTTAGATGTGGATCTTTTCTTGAAAAAGAGAAGTGAATCAACAGGGGTCGCTATTTCGCTTGTGACACCAGACGGAGAGCGTACTTTCGCAACCCATTTGGGTGCTGCAGCTACTTTGGAAGCAGCAGATGTGCATCCCAGCTATTTTGATGGGTTCGATATCTTTATGATCGAAGGATATCTCGTTCAAAATCATGAATTAATTGCCTCTGCTGCAGCTTTGGCTCATCAATTGGGATTGAAGGTCGCGATTGATTTGGCTAGCTTTAATGTGGTAGAGGAAAATTTATCTCTTCTGAAGGGGATTGTTGTCGATTATGTAGATATTCTTTTTGCCAACGAAGAGGAGGCGCGTGCTTTTACCGATAAGATGCCAATAGAGGCTCTAGAAGAGATGTCTACTATGGTGGATACTGTCGTAGTCAAAGTAGGGGCAGAAGGGGCTTATGTGCAACATATGAAGGAGCGAGTACATATCCCAACCCTTTCGAATCAAGTAGTAGATACTACGGGGGCAGGAGACTTCTTTGCAGCTGGATTTCTATATGGGGTAGCCAATGGTTTAGAACTCTCTCGTTGTGGCTATCTAGGGGCTCTTTTGGCCTCTAAAGTGATTGCTGTTTCTGGTGCTCATTTGGAGCCAGAGATGTGGCAACAGTTAAAGCGTGAGATGTAG
- a CDS encoding gliding motility-associated C-terminal domain-containing protein translates to MKLSCFKIWTLCILWIVTLGVGRAQTPTPDVTVLRGSVHRFKAAVAELSYTYKWSIRTLEGKDMNYKITSDNETTELIYFYNDGTYEISVTPTERNNGCLGETTTIVVEVGMVTQAKIIASKQDGFRNAFMGSCEETIELDGSKSSGEHLRYEWGPKKYFSNPYQSKVSFIKGNTTGTVKVWLEVVDKDGSRDREEKDVVIDPEPEVRVEGASKVLPDSWIVLDGSSSVGNNLLYFWSNKDPEADAKGKVDATDPSKLIVYNAGTYVLRVVDRNGCKSEVEYDVISNGTAPITKEDIGTTREMEYVDFQVLNNDYDLENDMDTTSLKIYNKPLHGKAEYISKNLIRYTPDEYYIGEDQFEYEICDLLGNCSTEFVKILTKAGHLTVVRGFSPNNDGINDRFRVKAITACEKSEIHIYNRFGDLVYQNNRYGLDGETSWWDGIATEGQNKGSEVNPGTYYYILKTDKYPVKKGYVYISR, encoded by the coding sequence TTGAAATTATCTTGTTTTAAAATATGGACCTTGTGTATCCTTTGGATAGTCACACTAGGAGTTGGTCGTGCACAGACGCCCACTCCTGATGTCACTGTTTTGAGAGGATCGGTGCATCGTTTTAAGGCGGCGGTAGCAGAACTTTCGTATACTTATAAGTGGAGTATTCGCACCTTGGAAGGGAAGGATATGAATTATAAGATCACTTCTGATAACGAGACTACTGAACTAATCTATTTCTATAATGATGGAACCTATGAGATCAGTGTGACCCCTACAGAACGAAATAATGGCTGTTTGGGGGAGACCACTACGATCGTAGTAGAGGTGGGTATGGTTACCCAAGCAAAGATTATTGCAAGCAAACAAGATGGCTTTAGAAATGCCTTTATGGGTAGTTGCGAGGAGACTATAGAGCTTGATGGTTCTAAATCTAGCGGGGAACATCTTCGCTATGAATGGGGACCTAAAAAGTATTTTAGTAATCCATACCAATCGAAGGTGAGCTTTATCAAAGGAAATACCACTGGTACTGTCAAAGTATGGTTGGAAGTGGTAGATAAAGATGGTTCTCGAGATCGTGAAGAGAAGGATGTGGTGATTGACCCAGAGCCTGAAGTACGTGTGGAAGGAGCTAGCAAGGTACTCCCTGATTCGTGGATTGTGTTAGATGGAAGCAGTTCGGTAGGGAATAACCTTCTCTATTTCTGGTCGAACAAAGATCCTGAAGCTGATGCAAAGGGCAAAGTGGATGCGACGGATCCGTCTAAATTAATCGTTTATAATGCAGGAACCTATGTGCTAAGAGTGGTGGATCGCAATGGCTGTAAGAGCGAAGTGGAGTATGATGTGATCTCTAATGGTACCGCTCCGATTACCAAAGAGGATATTGGAACGACAAGAGAGATGGAGTATGTTGATTTCCAGGTGTTGAATAATGATTATGACTTGGAGAACGATATGGATACAACCTCTCTGAAGATCTATAACAAACCACTACATGGTAAGGCCGAGTATATATCTAAAAACTTGATTCGTTATACACCGGATGAATACTATATTGGAGAGGATCAGTTTGAGTATGAAATTTGTGACCTACTAGGAAACTGTTCTACTGAATTTGTGAAGATTCTAACCAAAGCAGGTCACTTGACTGTAGTGCGTGGTTTCTCTCCAAACAATGATGGTATCAATGATCGTTTTAGAGTGAAAGCCATCACCGCATGTGAGAAGTCGGAGATTCATATTTATAACCGTTTTGGAGACTTGGTATACCAAAACAATCGTTATGGATTGGATGGAGAGACTTCGTGGTGGGATGGTATTGCTACAGAGGGACAGAACAAGGGTTCTGAAGTGAATCCTGGTACGTATTACTATATTTTGAAAACAGACAAATATCCTGTGAAGAAGGGGTATGTTTATATAAGCAGATAG
- the cysS gene encoding cysteine--tRNA ligase has protein sequence MDSKFVIYNTQSRKKEIFTPIHPGAVGMYVCGPTVYGDAHLGHARPAITFDILFRYLKHLGLKVRYVRNITDVGHLVNDGDEGEDKIAKKAKLDALEPMEVVQQYTNSYHKNMNDLNVLPPSIEPTATGHIIEQIEVISQLVEKGFAYVSNGSVYFDVRKYASVHSYGELSGRKIEDMLVNTRELDGQSEKRFGLDFALWKNAQPEHIMRWPSPWGEGFPGWHTECTAMSSKYLGDQFDIHGGGMDLMFPHHEAELAQAKACHGHNHVNYWMHNNMITINGQKMGKSLGNFITLDQLFEGKHALLEQAYDPMTIRFFILQAHYRSPLDFSNSALQAAEKGYQRLMQAIQNIEHLTPSKNATVDIEALRNKCYDAINDDLNTPILIAHLFDGVKTINLIKEGTQKATQKDIDQLKELFNHLAIEILGLQPHIEGDQQADVLSNVMDLLLDIRSEAKTNKDWATSDKIRDQLKAAGLVIKDTKDGAEWHIQ, from the coding sequence ATGGACAGCAAATTTGTCATTTATAATACGCAATCGCGAAAGAAAGAGATATTCACCCCAATACACCCTGGTGCCGTTGGAATGTATGTCTGCGGACCAACAGTTTATGGAGATGCCCACTTAGGACATGCTCGACCTGCTATCACTTTTGATATTCTATTTCGTTACTTGAAGCATCTTGGACTGAAAGTACGTTATGTTAGAAATATCACCGACGTAGGACACCTTGTAAACGATGGGGACGAAGGAGAAGATAAAATTGCTAAAAAAGCAAAACTAGATGCTCTGGAGCCAATGGAGGTAGTACAACAATACACCAATAGCTACCACAAAAACATGAACGATTTGAATGTGCTCCCACCTAGCATTGAACCTACTGCCACAGGACACATCATCGAACAGATAGAGGTGATATCACAACTAGTAGAGAAAGGGTTTGCCTATGTTAGCAATGGTTCGGTATATTTTGACGTACGTAAATATGCATCGGTACATAGCTACGGAGAGCTTTCTGGTAGAAAAATCGAAGACATGCTCGTCAATACCCGTGAACTCGATGGACAGAGTGAAAAGAGATTTGGGTTAGACTTTGCTCTTTGGAAAAATGCGCAACCTGAACACATCATGCGTTGGCCTTCCCCTTGGGGAGAAGGGTTCCCAGGATGGCACACGGAGTGTACTGCCATGAGCTCGAAATATCTAGGAGATCAGTTTGATATTCATGGAGGCGGAATGGACTTAATGTTCCCTCACCACGAGGCGGAATTAGCACAGGCCAAAGCTTGTCATGGACACAATCATGTGAATTATTGGATGCACAACAACATGATCACTATCAATGGTCAAAAGATGGGCAAATCCTTAGGAAACTTCATCACTTTAGATCAACTATTTGAAGGAAAGCATGCCTTGCTAGAGCAAGCATACGATCCGATGACGATCCGTTTCTTTATTCTTCAAGCACACTACCGTAGTCCTTTAGACTTTTCAAACAGTGCGCTACAAGCAGCAGAGAAAGGGTATCAAAGGTTGATGCAAGCCATACAGAATATCGAACACTTAACGCCAAGTAAAAACGCTACCGTAGATATCGAGGCATTAAGGAACAAGTGTTACGATGCCATCAATGACGATTTAAATACTCCTATTTTGATTGCACACCTTTTCGATGGGGTTAAAACAATTAACTTGATCAAAGAGGGAACACAAAAAGCCACACAAAAGGATATCGATCAACTAAAGGAGCTATTCAACCATTTGGCTATTGAAATATTGGGGCTACAACCTCATATCGAAGGCGATCAACAAGCGGACGTACTATCCAATGTAATGGACCTGCTTTTGGATATCCGTTCTGAAGCAAAAACAAATAAAGATTGGGCAACGTCCGATAAGATACGTGACCAACTGAAAGCAGCTGGATTGGTGATCAAAGACACCAAAGATGGTGCGGAGTGGCATATACAATAG